One Vespula pensylvanica isolate Volc-1 chromosome 1, ASM1446617v1, whole genome shotgun sequence genomic region harbors:
- the LOC122631323 gene encoding zinc finger CCCH domain-containing protein 28-like — MWIALAALATVGAHVVPQNAHCVVYTDSCGQLLDTLPVCQDFNRQVCNRPACKFIHLSDGNVEVIENRVTVCRDAVKGACMRPQCKYYHIPVALPPAPLMAIAAPATP; from the exons ATGTGGATCGCCTTAGCAGCCTTAGCCACTGTCGGGGCCCACGTGGTCCCCCAAAACGCTCACTGTGTCGTCTACACAGACAGCTGCGGACAG tTACTGGACACCCTCCCGGTGTGCCAAGATTTTAATCGACAAGTGTGCAACCGTCCCGCCTGCAAGTTTATCCATCTCAGTGACG gAAACGTGGAGGTGATCGAGAATCGCGTAACCGTGTGCAGGGACGCAGTGAAGGGTGCGTGTATGCGGCCACAGTGTAAATATTACCACATACCGGTGGCCTTGCCACCGGCACCTCTGATGGCCATAGCAGCACCCGCGACACCCTAG